TTCCCAGAAAGCCTACTCCTCCCTGGGGTCCCAGGTTCCCCCCACTCCCTGCCTGGTCAGTCCCTGCCTCCCCTGACTCTTCACACCTGCCCATTTTCCCTCCTatcctccccacctctcccccagcctcagcctctccccCAGGGCAGGGACAGGGTGTCTGAGGGCCAGGGGGGTTAGCTTTGAGTGTTTGTTGATTGAAACACCAAGGGAATAGAAAATCAAGCTTAAACTGGCAGCCTGAGCACTTCCTTTCCTTTGTCTGCAAACTGCTCAGGTGTCCCACCCCACCAGGCTTTGGCACTGGCTCTTTTCTCATCCAAGGGACACCCTTTCCCTCAACTCCTACCTTATCTGGAGAACTCTTATGTTACCTGCAAAACCTAATCCCATTGTACCCTTCCCTGTCAGAGTCATAAATTCAATCCTCAACTCAGGGGTACTGGGGGTATTTATGACAAGCTGTGTCAAAAATTATAACAGCTTCTCTCAGGACACGTGGCCAGGAAGTGGGTGATTGTCCTTAATGACCCtcactcctctctcctctctgcctagCTACTCTGACACATGGATTCCCTGGGCCCAGCCAAGCCACAATGGCTGTGGCGCCATTGTCTGGCCGGGCTGCTGTTTCAGTTGCTGGTGGCTGTGTGTTTCTTCTCCTACCTGCGTGTGTCCCGAGACGATGCCACTGGGTCCCCTAGGCCAGGGCTCATGGCCGTGGCACCCGTCACTGGAGCTCCCAATGGGTCCCGCTGCCAGGACAGCACGACGACCCCTGCCCGCCCCACCCTCCTGATCCTGCTGTGGACGTGGCCTTTTAACACACCCATGGCTCTGCCCCGCTGCTCAGAGATGGTGCCCGGCACGGCCGACTGCAACATCACTGCCAACTCCGATGTGTACCCACAGGCAGACGCGGTCATCGTGCACCACCGGGATATCATGTACGACCCCAGTGCCGACCTCCCGCCCCCCACCAGGCCGCAGGGGCAGCGCTGGATCTGGTTCAGCATGGAGTCTCCCAGCAACTGCCGGCACCTGCAAGCCCTGGACAGATACTTCAATCTCACCATGTCCTACCGCAGCGACTCCGACATCTTCACGCCCTACGGCTGGCTGGAGCTGTGGTCCGGCCAGCCTGCCCACCCACCGCTCAACCTCTCGGCCAAGACCGAGCTGGTGGCCTGGGTGGTGTCCAACTGGAAGCCGGACTCGGCCAGGGTGCGCTACTACCAGAGCCTGCAGGCCCATCTCAAGGTGGATGTGTACGGGAAATCCCACAAGCCCCTGCCCAGGGGGACCATGATGGAGACGCTGTCCCGGTACAAGTTCTACCTGGCCTTCGAGAACTCCTTGCACCCTGACTACATCACCGAGAAGCTGTGGAGGAACGCCCTGGAGGCCTGGGCCGTGCCCGTGGTGCTGGGCCCCAGCAGGAGCAACTATGAGAGGTTCCTGCCGCCCGATGCCTTCATCCACGTGGACGACTTCCAGAGCCCCAAGGACCTGGCCCGATACCTGCAGGAGCTGGACAAGGACCACGCCCGCTACCTGAGCTACTTTCGCTGGCGGGAGACGCTGCGGCCTCGCTCCTTCAGCTGGACACTGGCTTTCTGCAAGGCCTGCTGGAAACTGCAGGAGGAATCCAGGTACCAGACGGTGCGCAGCATAGCGGCTTGGTTCACCTGAGAGGCCGGCGAGGGGCCTGGGCTGCCGGGACCTCACTTTCCCAGGGCCTCACCTACCTAGGGTCTCACTAGTCTGGGGATTTACCTGCCTGGGGCCTCGCCTGCTGGAGTCTTTGGTAGCCAGGCGTGTGACTTACCTGGGACTTCACATGCCGAGCTTTACCACTGCCAGGAGCCAACCCTGCTGGGGAACTTGCCGGCTGGGGACGGTGCCTACTGGGAACCTCACTTGCTGGAGGCTGTACCTACTGAGGATCTCCGCTGTTGGGGACTTTACCTGCTGGGACCTGGTCCCAGAGACCTTGCCACACTGAATGTCACCTGCTAGGAGCCTCACCTGCTGGGGACTTCACCCTGGAGGGCACCCTGGGAACTAGTACCCTTGAGGCCCTGCCCCCGGGCGATGGTGCAGGCTGGTTAGCTTGTGGTTTTATTGCCGTTGTTAAACACCCATGAGGGGTGCAAACAGCCGATGCTGTTACCATTTTCACATGACAATGCTTCAAGGAAAGCTCCTGTGTCCCCCTCActctagaacagtggttctcatgCAGGGCGATTCCATCCCCAAGGGCACTTGGCAATGTCCGGAGACATTTTCAGTCGTCACAACTCGGGGAGGAGGATGAGGTcacctagtgggtagaggccagggttACTCCACACCCCCTACGATGCACAAGTCGGGGCCCCTACAACCAACAATGATGGTTCCAAATGTCCAGGGGCAGAAAACCCTGTTCTAGAACTTTCTGTGACCCTGGAGGTCAAGCCCCTTGAGGAGGGGAGTGTTCAGATCCCTCGGGGGTCCTCTCCTCCAGCTGGCTCCCTGGGGTGGGCTCTGGCACCCACCCAGAAGTGAGTCTTTTTTCTGAAGATCTCAGGTCAAGAACTCCCAAGTCAGGCAAGCCCTGCATAGAGCCCTGCTCCACCACTTAGGGGCTGCAGATGGGTTCTGACAGTAAATGAGGATGTCTGGAACATTCTGGAACATTCTGGGCTTGGGGGAAATTGCTGCTCTGTGGAATGCCAAGGGGGACCtggtggtggaaggtggtggtgAATCCCAGGTGCTCCCTGAGCCTCAATCTCCCCATTTGCACAGTGGACATGCAGGCTCTGAGGGCTGGGGAGTGGGGCCCGTGCTCTCCAGGAGTGAAGATGGGCAGGGCTGGGATAAAGGGACCCTCTCTGCCCAGGGCACAGGGCCCAAGGGAGCTGGATGTGTTGCCCCAGGTGTGCAGGGCAGGTCAGAGAAGGGCAGGATCCCCTAAAGAGGAGGGCAAGGGGAATGTGTGTGACCGTCAGCAGTGGTGTGCACATGGCTGGGGGACACTCGGTGTGACTGTCAGCAGGTGGGTGTCACAAACACATCACTGTGGGTGTGACCTTGGTGTGACTCTGATAGTGCCTGCGGATGTGTTGCGATGCCTGTCTGTGGCTCTATGTGGCTGTTTGTAGGTGGTGGTGATTGCGAATGTGAGACAGAATGTGTGGCCCTGGGAGTGAGGCTTTGAGTGTTGGATGGAGCAGGAGCCCCTCTCTgagtgtgcgtgtctgtgtgtctctctgtgtgacCGCACAAGACTATATCTGCATGGACCTGTGTCCTTGGGTGTGGTGAAGTGGGCTGTGTGTGGCCACATATGGGATTCTTAAGCTGTGTCTGCAAGTGGCTGTGACCATGTGTGTGGCCTTGTGGATGAGCAGGGGGAGGTGGGGTTCTTAAAAGTATTacaggaggggaaactgaggcccacatgGGGCCAGGGACCGAGGCCAAACATTCCTCCCTGCAGGGGGGTATGCAGAGACCCTGCGGGATGGTGGGAggatcagcctcagcctcctgaagaagGTGCCGGCAGTGGCTCCGCTCTGCAGAGGAGGTGGCTGATGCCCAGAGAAGTTGAGGAActcacccaaggccacacagctgtcAGAGGTGAAAGTGGGTTTTCCGAAGATCTCAGGTCAAGAACTCCAAAGTCAGGCAAGTCCCCCATAGAGCCCTGCTCCACCACTTAGGGTCTGCAAGTGTCTTCTGACTGTAAATGAAGACTTCTGGAACATTCCGGAACATTCTGGGCTTGGGGGAAATTGCTGCTCTTTGGAGAATGCCATGGGGGACCTGGTGGTGGAGGGTGGTGGTGACTCCCAGGTTCTCTCAGccccagtttccccatctgcacaGTGGACATGCAGAGGTGCTTGTGATGGCTCCCCCAGGACCaggtgggagggtggaggggcaTAGAGTGGGGAAGGTGTGGGGGGCCTGGAGAGTCTCTGCCAAACCCGCTGGGGACTCAGGGCCCGAGCCAGCCTTGCTGGGCCCATCACTCACCTgccacccacaccacacacctggGCCCCTTTCCCCACCACCTGGCTACAAGCCAGGGGTCCCAGGAAGGGATGGGGCCCTCgggaggccaggccagggctTCCTAACAGGGTGGTGTGGGATCAGTCCCCTGAGGGTAAGGAGTTGGAGCAGGAGCAGGTTCCTCTGTCCCCTGACACCCCTGGAGCCCCCGTGGTCGCCGTCTCTACCTGAGCTGATGTCAGAATCAACATCTCCCTTTCtcaacttctctttctctccctctggaaTTTCCTCTGAGGCTTAGAGGGACGTGGAAACCCTCCTTGGGTCCCACAAGGACAGAGGCCCAGCCACCTGGCCAATGCTAGGGGACCCCGGCCTGCCCCCTCTGGAACCGCAGCACCACCCCAAAGCCCCATTGCCTCCCTGTATGCCCGGATCTCACGTGTGGTTCATGGCACACCCAGCCCAGCCCGTGGGGCCTTCTCCCTCCTGAGTGGCAGCTGCCGTTTGCTCCCAGCCCTGGGCCCCAAGGGAAGAAAAATTTCCAGCAGGCTGGCAGCTCTATCACCCACCCAGCCCAGGCTGAGGGAGGAACTGGGGGGTCCGATGAGGGCAGAGACCCCAGTGAGGAAGTCCTCGTGATCCCCCACTCTGGGCTCTGGGCTCAGCTCTTTGGCAGGGAGATCCCACCCGGCACTAGCCTGGTGAGCCCTGCTCAGAGAGGGCCAGGAAATCTCTCAGGTCACACAGCAATTTCAGGATAAGCACACACTGTTTCTGGCAATGAGCTGCAGCTCCTCTTCCAGATCTCAGTGGTCGGAGACTGGTCCAGCTGTGGATCTGATAGCCAAGGGTCCTGGGTTGCAATCCCAAACCCCACTTCCAGCCCTCCTGACTCCTGGCTATGTGAACAAGGTGGACTGGGGTTGGATGTTACAGGAGGAGGGAACCAGTTCAAAGGACACAAGAAGGGATTCACGGTGAGGCCAATCGGATGTGGGCCATGAGCTGCCAGGGCAGACCTTGGGGACAGGGCAGGAGCTCCGTGGGCGACAGTGCCGGTGCAGTAATGAACACATTTGAGTGGGGTGGGGTGACCTCACCAGGAATCTGTCTTATGCCATGTTGTGTCAAAAGGAgcatgtggctgggcacggtggctcacacctgtaatcccagcactttggaaggctgaagtgggtggatcacttgaggtcaggagttcaagaccagcctggccaacatggagaaactccatctctactaaaaatacaaaaattagccagacatgatggcatgtgcctgtagtcccagctccttgggaggctgaggcaggaggatcacttgaacccgagaggcagagattgcagtgagccgagattgggccactgcactccagcctgggagacagtgcgagactccgtctcaaaaaaaaaaaaaaaaaaaaaagcaggaaagaacgaaagaaagaaaaagcatggcATTCATTTCCAGTCCCTGTGGAGGGACAGGGCATGCAGCGAAGGGCAGGTGTGGCCAGATTGACCAGGATTCCTTAATGACCCAATAAAGCATTTATCAACTTCTACTTTCTTGCTATTGGGGTTTAAGCAGCATCTGGCCTCAGGTGTGATTGGAGCTCAGCCCAGAGTGTGGACTTAGCTCCCAGGAGCACCATTgcctcagccagcccagcctCCCATTGCCTGGTGATCACAGCTGTGCAATGGGCAGAGCCCTGTGGCCCTCCACTAGAGACCTACCCTTGGGTTTCTCACTCCAGCTTCCCTCATCTCTtgctcttctaggttttctgtcCTCACAAGGCTGTCAGCCCAGTAGGGGAAGGAAGGGACACAGTGTGGCCTGAGCTAGGatgcaggagacagaggcagttGGAGGAGCCGGTGGAAGGAATTGATCTGGCTGGAAGGGCATGAGAGCCCCTATGTATGGAAGCTCCCGGGAGGAGCTGTCTGCACTGAGCCCTGAAGAATGGGAACTAGGCAGGAGGCAGGGGGCAGAGAGTACAGTTGTCCAACTGGAGACAGCCTGCTACATTTGAAACTCCAAGTGACTCACAGCAATGAACGCCCTCTCTCAGGACCTCAGTCTTCACATCCATAGGACAGCTGTGTGGGACGGAAGCCCTGCCCATTCAGGCTTGGCTGGGGCCCCACTCTCaaaggcatgtgaaccagagcaactccatcttgaataggagctgggtaaaatgaggctgaggcctgctgggctgcattcccaggtggTTAAgtcattctaagtcacaggatgacaTAGGAGATCAgcacaagacacaggtcataaagaccttgctgataaaacaggttgcagtaaagaagccggtcaaaacccaccaaaaccaagatggtgatgagagtgacctcagggtatcctcactgctacactcccattGGCACcaggacagtttacaaatgccatggcaacatcaggaagttaccctagatggtctaaaaaggggagacatgaataatccacccatTATTTAGCATGTCACCAAGAAATAACCAGCCGGGCACCGTggttcaggccaggcgtggtggctcatgcctgtaattccagcactttgggaggctgagatgggcagaatgcctgaggtcaggagttcaagaccagcctggccaacatgatgaaaccccatctctactaaaaatacaaaaattagctgggtgtgatggcgcatgcctgtaatcccagctactcaggagactgaggcacaagaattgcttcaacccaggaggtggaggttgcagtgaactgagatcacaccactgcactccagcctgggcgataaagcaagactctgtctcaaaaaaaaaaaaaaaaaaaaaagagagagagagagaaagaaaagaaaaaagaaataaccataaaaatgggcaaccagcggTCCTCAGggctactctgtctatggagtagtcattcttttattcctttaccttcctaataaacttgctttcactttaggGACTAGCCCTGAATTGTTTCttgcgtgagatccaagaactGTCTCAGGGTCTGATTGAAACCCCTTTCCTGTGACACCAAGACCAATAACCCCACGAGTTGTCTTAATCAGTCACAGAGAATGCCCCCAGCGAGGGCATGAGCAGAGAGCAGACTTAGTTCACCCCTTCTGGAAATGGTCTGCCTGGGAGACGCCagtccccagccctggcccctcaGTCCTCCTCACTGGCATGGGCCCGGCTGGGCACTGAGATGGTGGAACCCCAGGCAGTATGAAGCAGCCTCCTGGAAATGATTTCTAGAACAGGGAAGACATCGTACATGGAGGCTGGACCATAGACTCGGTCGTCTCTGCACCCAGTTTGGGAGTGACAGAGTTAAAGGCCATCCTCTCTCAAGGATAGCTTTCCAGATCATTTGTCTTCTCCATTCCAGGAAGCTTATATGGCTCCCTGGACCTCTCCTGTGATTTACAGGAGAGGGTGGGGAAAGGGAgtgcttttgattttgttttgttttgtttttgtgagacggagtcttgctctgtctctcaggctagagtgcagtggtgctatctcagctcactgcaacccctgcctcctgggctcacgtgagtctcctgccttagcctcccaagtcgctgggattacaggtgcccgctactgtgcctggctaatttttgtaatttttttttagtagagacggagtttcgccatattgtccaggctggtctcaaactcctgacctcatgatccacccacctcggcctcccaaagtgctgggattacaggcgtgagccatcgtaccCGGCCAAGGCAGTGCTTTTGAGGCACACAGAGGACCTTGGTGAGGCCACCAGAGGAAGCCTCAGCCACCATTCTGGGGCAGAGGACCCTCATCACTTGCCAGGACACCTGGAAcagcctccttttcctccccGCTCTCCTCTGCTCTGTCCCGATGGCCTGTGCCCAGCATGTCCTGATACAGCGTCTCAAACCACACATTAATACGGtaacctggccgggcacggtggctcacacttgtaatcctagggCTTTAGGAaatcgaggtgggaggatcacttgaggctaggagttcaaaacagcctgggcaacactgaaAGACCTCTCACCTGAACGAAACAATTAAAaagcccaggcacggtggctcatgcctgtaatcccggcactttgggaggccaaggcgagtggatcacctgaagtcaggagtgcgagaccagtctagccaacatgatgaaaccccgtctttactaaaaatacaaaaactagccaggcatggtggcggacgcctgtaatcccagctactcaggaggctgaggcatgagaatcgcttgaacccaggatgcagggGAGCCAatattgtactctagcctggaagacagagcaagactctgtctcaaaaaaaaaaaaaaaaattaaaaattaacgtggtggtgcacgcctgtactgCTAGCAACcagagaggctaaggcaggaggatcatttgagcctaggagttggagactgcagtgagctatggttgctgCACTGAACTGTAGGCTGGATGACAGTGACACTTtgttgcaaaagagaaaaaaaaaggaaaaaatgtctgagcgcagtggctc
This Rhinopithecus roxellana isolate Shanxi Qingling chromosome 8, ASM756505v1, whole genome shotgun sequence DNA region includes the following protein-coding sequences:
- the LOC104665387 gene encoding alpha-(1,3)-fucosyltransferase 5; translation: MDSLGPAKPQWLWRHCLAGLLFQLLVAVCFFSYLRVSRDDATGSPRPGLMAVAPVTGAPNGSRCQDSTTTPARPTLLILLWTWPFNTPMALPRCSEMVPGTADCNITANSDVYPQADAVIVHHRDIMYDPSADLPPPTRPQGQRWIWFSMESPSNCRHLQALDRYFNLTMSYRSDSDIFTPYGWLELWSGQPAHPPLNLSAKTELVAWVVSNWKPDSARVRYYQSLQAHLKVDVYGKSHKPLPRGTMMETLSRYKFYLAFENSLHPDYITEKLWRNALEAWAVPVVLGPSRSNYERFLPPDAFIHVDDFQSPKDLARYLQELDKDHARYLSYFRWRETLRPRSFSWTLAFCKACWKLQEESRYQTVRSIAAWFT